CGAATGCGCAGTTCTATACCATGTTAGCTTTGACGACAGTGTCACAGTAGAGAATCTGATCTTACCTTCTGGCGTATgatatcaaggctcttcAGCTCGCCAAAAGCAGTCAAGGCGTTCCTGAGGTCTGCGTCCTGGACCTTATCCGTGACGAACTTGACGTATACGGTGGTGCTTTCCTTATCAGCAGGAGGTCCGGAAACAGACTGAGGTCGGTTCTGTCGCTTAGAGTCACTGCCTGCAGTCTGCCATCCAGCCGCATCCTTACCAGCGGACTCAGTGGCGGGCGCGGTAGAGCTGgcagcaggagcagcagcgggTTGAGAAGtagcggcagcagcagcaggagcgGGAGCACGGCTCTGGCTCACAGGAGGAGTAGTAGTCTTGGGGAGAGGAACAACAGGCTTAGGAAGGGCAGCGGCAGCTCGGCTGGCCCATGTCATGGGCTTAGGAGGAgctgcaggaggaggagcgacAGGCTTGGAAACGGGTGTAGGGCTAGGATCCTTAGGCTTCTCGGGCTCCTTCACGTCTTCCTCGGCAAGCTCCTTAGCAGCCTCATCAGCGGTCTCGGCGGGCTCCTCGGGCTTCGTCTCAGGATCCTTAGTCACAGACTCCTCGGAGGTGTCGCCGTTGAGGGTCACACTATCCTTAGAAGTGGAaacctcttcaagcttctgATCAACAACTTCGGGGTCGAGGGTAGGGGCCTCATCCTTGGTTTCCTCGACAGACTGGGGAGCCTCGGGCTCGACAGCGGCAACAAGTTCCTCCGTAGCTGGAGCGGCAGGctcctcagaagcagcagcagactcgTCAtcgctctcatcatcgatatATCGCAGGATATCATTGAGAACAAAGTAGCCGGAGGGTTGCTGGGCAAGGACAAAGGTTTGGACAAACTTCTTGGGTgctttgttgttgttgcaaGTCTCGCCAATCActtggatgacgatgttctCAAAGGAAGCCTGGGAGTCAACATTGGATATCCTGACCTTGCAGTCGTGGAAGTCTAGGTTCTTGATGCGTTCTTGAATGTCCTGTTATACTATTAGTAACCAATCCAGATGTTCCTTTTCTATCTCAACTTACCGGTCGGCCAACAGAGACCTTGGCAACCTCAGCTTCGCGACCACAGACGAATTGCGAGCGCTTGCCGTAGAAAAGCTATCAAGGTCGTTAGTATGAAGAAAGCGCACCGGCAACGGAGTTAACATACGTGAAGCTTCTCAGGAAACTTGCTTAGGGTGGTGTAGAATTGTTCCACGAAATACCAgccaacctcatccttggaatGGCTGTTGGTGGCAGAAGCGGCAGCGGTGGCAGAGCCATCGGCAGCAGAGGTAGTAggagctgttggttgttggtcgGCAGGTTCCTTGTACTGATCCTGTTGGGTGAAGTTACCGTTGGAGGCCATGGTGGCTGTGTGTTGTGATGTGAAGTTTGATATGATGAGTGTGATTCGTAGCGAAAATTAGGCTGGGTGCGCAACCGGCGAGCTCTCAGTGTCGCGGAAACGGGTCGAACGAGGGTATGAAAACGTCGAAGACACAGAGCCTGATGTGACGGGTTCAGGCTCAAGACGAAAATCGTGTTCGGTCGAGATTGAAGTGATGGGGCAGGAGTTGGGTTGAATCGAgtggaagcaagcaagcagaATAGGGCAAGCCTGATGACAAAATGGGGTCGTGGGTTCGTGGTTGGAAGGCAAAGCCGTGAGGGGTGGCAAGGTCAAACTTCGGGAACAAGAGATCGAGAGTTACGGGACTTGGAAGGTGAGAAATGGAAAAGATAGTGGAGGGAGGTAGAGCTTCAATTAGCTAGAAaccgagatggagaaggaggagtcgAATTGTTTACGGGGCTCTGCAATTGGGATGAAAGAGATGTTTGGACAATGTGTGATGTGTTTGTGTGGCTCCAGTAAGAAAACGACTTCAGAGCTCCCGGCTGCTCCAACTAGAAGGTGGTCTGTGCGTCATCTGTCTTGTTCTCTTTCCCTCTTTTTTCACGATTCTGTCCTCGGAACGGGAAGTGTGTAATAGTTTTCCCGAAAGACGCCAAGTCTCGACGAGACTCGACCGCAAGCATCAGCTGAGCTGCAAAACAATGGATTCTTATGTTAACTCAATAGGTACGAAAGGTATCATATACGCTTGCAGTACCGAGTCAGATCAAACTCACCTAAACTTTCCGGGATATCTCAACTATATCGCTAAGTTTCCAGGATCTTTATGTCACCATTATGTAGCGTTCTAGCATACAACCCTGTCATTGCAGTATTGCAGACTCGAAGATAATTGGTGTGGTGGGCTATCTGACGTTATAGGGCTCCCCATGGCAATTCACATCGCTTTGCTTTTTGGCGATCGCTTCATCCCGAATATTCACTATATACATAGTATGCATATTAAACACCGACTGTCAATTGAATATAGACAGATTGAAGATTATAACGACCTTACTCCCGTACCTCATTTTATTAGCCCAGCTGCACGTATGACATCTGTATTCATTTGAACAACTGACCCCAAGTAAGAGTATACTGTAAGCTTACATTGTAGTGcttgaaagaagatggctcTAACAGCATTGACCGGAAACAATGTTCGTTGTCTGCTTTTATTACATCTCATCACGTTGGTACAGTCTCTTCAACATAGCCCaccctcagggagcaagaaagcatcAGACCTGGATAGAGAGTGATAAAATTAACGTCACAAAAGGTATTCTAAACTCATGTTAAACTTATAGTAAGTCacctaagtctttttttttcgttCAGGATCAAACTcccaagttttctttcctccctcgCCCATACACAGTCAGTGTCTTGGTTTAGGTAAGGTAATCAATCTTGGTCCTTGAGAGTTTCTGTTTTCGAGTTAGGTAGTTAAAAACAAGAAAGTGGCAAACAAAGAAGCTGAATCGATTACTTAGGCCTGATCTGCCTCCTTACTTCAATGCTATTGTATTGATCCCGCCAGACATTACCGGGTTAGTACACCCTAGGTGAGCGATTGGACCCCTGCCTCGGTGAGTAAAATTGCGGGGTCAACTGATAAGATAGCTCACCCATTCGAAATTTTTATCGCAGAAAGCAAAAAAATCCGGTGGACAGCCGCCTTCTGTAGCAGGCATTGAGATCTCAAGTCCCATTCaaaccacaaccaccaactAAAGCTTTCGATTCTCAATCCCCCTTCGACCTCACCCCATTTAGAATCACCTTTGAGCCCTTTTATCAACAAATAATACCGCCAAAATGCCCAAGTCGAAGCGCGCAAAGGTCGTCCACCTCACACAGGTCTCCAAGAAGACGCgcgagaacaaggacaagctttTCCAGAATATCCGCGATTCTGTCCCCGAGTACCAGAACTGCTTTGTCTTCAGCGTCGATAACATGCGAAACAACCACCTCAAGGACGTCCGACGTGAGCTGTCCGATTGCCGGTAATGCCTCTGTGTGTAAGCCTCTTGATCGCAACTAATTCTCTATAGTCTCTTCTTCGGAAAGACAAAGCTCATGGCAAAGGCTCTTGGCCAGACACCCGAGGAGGCAATCGCCTCTGGAATTGAGGACCTCAGCCGTTATTTGACTGGCACTGTCGGCCTGATCTTGACCAACCGCCCTGTCGAAGAAATCCTCTCCTACTTTGAGAACCTTGCTCCTGTCGACTTTGCCCGCGCCGGCGCTGTGGCCACCCGCGATTTCTCTATTCCTACCGGCGTTGTCTATGCTACCGCTGGTGAGGTTCCCGCTGAGCACGATGTTCCTCTCGAGCACACCATCGAGCCGGAGCTGCGACGTCTTGGTGTCCCTACCCGTATGGTCAAGGGTCGTGTCGTtctcggtgatgaggatggtcaGGGCGAGGAGTATGTTGTTTGCAAGGAGGGCGATGTTTTGGATTCACGACAGACAAGATTGCTTAAGCTTTTCGACGTGTGCTTGAGCGaattcaaggtcaaggtgtTAGCGTACGTTAAAGCTCTTCCAAAAGTATCAACTCAGCACAAGAACAAAAAACTAACATGGTCTAGATACTGGAACGCTGCTACCTCTGAGGTGACAGAGGTTAACCCCAATGCTATGGATGAGAATTAGTTGAGCCTAGGATAAGGCATAGAATATGGTGCTAGACGTTGGGTTTAACATCTTCTGTTTGAATGACTGATACCAGCATGAAATTTTTATGGGATCTCGGCGTTGAGGGCCATGGGATATGGAAGGGCATCATGTTTTACCAATAGGCCCGCCCGAATGACAATACGTACTTCACAACATTCACAAAATTCGCTTCTTTTCTGAACTGTTATTGAACATGAAAACTCCTAAGTGATACATCAGAGTCGGCCTTCTTAGCCAGCCTAGGCAACATCTCGAGGGtcagtacggagtaggtcACCGAGTCTTACCCTTATGTAGCATAAAGTAGCCAGTTCACCATCGACCTATCCTCCAAATTTTACCCCCGACTCCCAAAAAGCAAATAGAATACATAGAAAGGTTACCTGACACGTTGCGTAAACTTGAGTCCATATGGATGTACCAGAGGATGATACCTCAAATCGAGTTGAGTATCATGTCGGCTGGTTAAATAATGACAGCAGAAAAGTGAAATCCGACGAGCGTTATCGGACAGAGGCGTATAGTATAATCGGGAATACCCAATATCGGAGGTTTGGCGATAATGGTGTGCTTACCCTTCCTTTCGTGGAAAAGGGGTCTGGATTAATGACTGAAAGAAGATCGGCAACCCACCACACAAGGTCATGGAGAATTACTCCGCTAATAACGACGAAGCTTTCGAGGATCCTCATAGCCGCCGTCATAGCCACGCTTTCGgccaccatcgtcatcacgGGGTCTGTCGTAGTCTCGGTCCCGTTGTTCGCGATACCCACCTTCTCGTCGACCTCCGATGGGTTCCATGTTGCTGCCGGTGCGTCGGTTCTCGCGTTCTCCGCCGTATCGGCCACCGTCACGATGGCCGCCGCCGTGTCTGTCGTCAAATGAGCGACCGCCGCTACGAGAATCATACCCACCGGGGCCTCGGTCACCACCCCTTCGGTCGCCACGGTCCCGGTCACCATTGCCGCCGCCGTTTCTGCGGTCGAATCCAGGGCCAGATGGGGCATCACTAGGTGCGCCATAGCCGCCTCGATCGCCTCCCCGGTCGCCTCCTCGGTCGCCGCTTCGGAATCCTCCTCCACGGCCGCCGAATCCTCCTCTAAAACCTCCACGGCCGCGTCCTCCGTCGAAACCCTTGAAACCACCACGGAAACCGCCACCGCCGCTAAAGCCACCGGGACCCATGGGACGAGCAGCCATAGCCCGAGTATAGCCTCGGCCTCCGAGGCCACCACCAAGTCGGCGAGGTTTCCAGCCCTTGACAGTTCTGCCGCGTTCGACGTCTACCTTGATACGTCGGTCCTTGATGCGCATACCATCACAGGCATCTAAAGCCGCTGCTCATGGTTGCGCCGAATGGCGCTGGTGTTAGTCAATCTTACCCTAAATGGTACCTTGTGCTGACGGATATgacaaaagaaaaggaagaagcagagacgGGCAAGCTTGAGGGCCCTTTGGTGTCTCGCATATACTCCatgagaagggcaagcttgAGGGCCACAACTCGAAAGATACATCCAGGGAAGAATACAAATGGCTAGTCAGAAGGGGAAGGGTTCATATTTACCTCGCATATCTTTCTCTCGTTCGAATACGACGAAAGCATAGCCGCGATGgggcttctttttcttgtttggCTTCTCATGAGCGTGAGTATCGACAACGATACGAATCTGCGGTGGTGTCAGTCACTGGCTGTGCGATGTTTTGATGACCATTGCATACACGCTCGATGGGACCGTAGCGACCAAattccttctcaagatcccTCTCATCAGCGTCGTAACTGAGACGCGCGACCATCAAAGTCTTGAAGGCATCGCCACGAACGTTGGGGTCTTCATTTGGCTTATCTGTCAACCAAGTTAGCGTTTGTTTTGTAGTGGAATCCCCAGGTATCCTGACGATGATCGGGCGCTTCTCTGAGGAGCGTCTCCagtttctccttcttctctcgctTCTTGCGATCGCGGGCCTGCAACCAACTCTCAGTGGGGTTGTAAACATCGGTCTCCTTATACTTCTGAAGCTCCGGGAGAAACTGTGCGACACCGGTGATGGGTACTGTCCTGCGATGCTGAGGCGCATGATCGGGCGGATCGATGAATCGCAGAGGTGGTCGCGCCGCGAAGAGCGCGAGCAGGTTGGGGGGGAGCTTGTCGGTCATCGCACCACCTAATTGAACGGGATGAAAGGAGCGATAAATGAAGTTATTAACCGAGAACGAACAGGCGAGCGTGATGAAGGACAGACAGAAAAGCCGATAATGGGCAGAATTTGATTGAAGCTGTCGCGCGTTCGTTCGTGGGGGAAATTAATCCTTGAGCCTGCTTTGGACTCGAGGGGTGCCTTGCAGCGGCTGAGGCTTCCTGCCAACCGATATTCTGCCGACATATACTAAACCCAAACGGGACATCCTCCACCGAGAGCTGATTTTCTGGTGATAGCCTCAGCACGTCAATTCTTTCTAGCTGTTATCGGATCATTTTGTCACTTGATACGGCCACACAAAAATGACAGTTAAGGCGATAAGACAAATAGCAAAAGGCCAGGTATGTTGAATGCGACGATGTCTTGAAGGCATAAGTGCTGAACTCTACAGAATGGCCTCGGTGCATTTATCCTCCAGTGCAAGAAGTTAGACTTCTACTACTGTGACTGGGCCGGTAGTTCCAAGGGTATGAAGTATGTGAAACAAATCAAACATCCCAGATCTTCTCAGAATTGTCTAACCTGATAGCAGTGGCttcatcaagtctcttctcCCCAAGTTCGCCGCCGCCAACCCTCAAGTCGAATTCTCCATCTCCCCTCGACCCGGAAAGCACCCCGTTGTTGTCGGTCACTATATCAATGGTCGAACTAAGCCCATCTGCGTACGAAACCTATCACCATACGAGATCCTTCAGAAGGCCGAGTTATTGCGTGATGCCAGTGGAGAGAAGCTGAAACGTTACAACAAAGCCGTCAACAGCGCTCAACCAAGTGTGCGTGGCGTCTGGTCCCCATACCACGGCAAGGGAATGGTTGTTTGAAAGCTGGCTTCGAGAATTGGGTTTTCTGTACATTTATGTGTTTTGTAAACAATATTGGGGCTGCTTGTAGCATTGGGTTGCGAGGAAATTTGTACGATTTATAGAGATCTCCATGATGTTTGGGGCATGAATGACAACTGCTTCTCGTCTTTACCGCTGGTTGAACACCTATGCTCTAGCAAGATCTTATTTCCGTTTCATGTGATAGTCAAAAGTTACAGAATCACTCAATGAGAGTGTTTCTCGCATAAAATGACAAATTATTCGTGGGTATAATCATTTTTgtttcattcatcatctatctatctaccCCTTTGTCAAGGTATAAAAGACCTCAACGGAGCAAGACTTTTTACTTTTGAATTCATGCATTTACTGCTTGGtagcgttgatgatgtcgacgaCTAGAGGTATCAGTTAGCACAGTGCCATTGAAAGCATATGAACAGGACTTACAAGCAGGCTTGAGAGAAGCACCGCCAACGAGGAAACCGTCAATGTCTGGCTGCTTGGAGAGCTCGCCGcagttcttctcgttgacaCTGCCGCCGTAGAGGATTCGGGTCTCGTCAGCAACCTTGTCGCTGATACCACGAAGGAGGTCACGAATAGCCTTGTGGACCTCCTGGGCCTGCTCAGTGGTAGCAACCTTGCCAGTGCCGATAGCCCAGATGGGCTCGTAGGCAATGACAATGTTGGACCAGTCGGAGATCTGGGACTTGAGGGACTCGAGCTG
This region of Fusarium verticillioides 7600 chromosome 3, whole genome shotgun sequence genomic DNA includes:
- a CDS encoding mRNA turnover protein 4, with translation MPKSKRAKVVHLTQVSKKTRENKDKLFQNIRDSVPEYQNCFVFSVDNMRNNHLKDVRRELSDCRLFFGKTKLMAKALGQTPEEAIASGIEDLSRYLTGTVGLILTNRPVEEILSYFENLAPVDFARAGAVATRDFSIPTGVVYATAGEVPAEHDVPLEHTIEPELRRLGVPTRMVKGRVVLGDEDGQGEEYVVCKEGDVLDSRQTRLLKLFDVCLSEFKVKVLAYWNAATSEVTEVNPNAMDEN
- a CDS encoding U1 small nuclear ribonucleoprotein 70kDa encodes the protein MTDKLPPNLLALFAARPPLRFIDPPDHAPQHRRTVPITGVAQFLPELQKYKETDVYNPTESWLQARDRKKREKKEKLETLLREAPDHHKPNEDPNVRGDAFKTLMVARLSYDADERDLEKEFGRYGPIERIRIVVDTHAHEKPNKKKKPHRGYAFVVFEREKDMRAALDACDGMRIKDRRIKVDVERGRTVKGWKPRRLGGGLGGRGYTRAMAARPMGPGGFSGGGGFRGGFKGFDGGRGRGGFRGGFGGRGGGFRSGDRGGDRGGDRGGYGAPSDAPSGPGFDRRNGGGNGDRDRGDRRGGDRGPGGYDSRSGGRSFDDRHGGGHRDGGRYGGERENRRTGSNMEPIGGRREGGYREQRDRDYDRPRDDDGGRKRGYDGGYEDPRKLRRY